From the genome of Pseudomonas sihuiensis:
AACGCCACCGAGCTGACCCACAAGTACACCATGCCCGAGGATTACATTCTGTGGGCCAAGGAGTTCATGGAAGTCCGCGAGTAGCCTGTCGCGACCGGCTGCACTTGCACTTCGCATTCTCCGGGCGCATATCTGTTCGGAGAGTGCGAGGAGGTCGAACATGGCAGGTGGTTGGGCAAGCGACGACGCAGTGCAGGAACAGATCGACAGCAGCATCGAAGACGCCGTTGCGCGTGCTCGCAGCCAGCTGCCGAAGGGTGAGAGCCTGCGTCATTGCGAGGAATGCGATGCTGTCATTCCCGAGGCCCGGCGTCAGGCAATTCCCGGCGTGCGCCTGTGCGTCAATTGCCAAGCCGAGCACGACCGGGAGAACGCCGCCTACAGCGGCTATAACCGTCGCGGTAGCAAGGACAGCCAGTTGCGTTGAAACCTCAGAACAGCGCGCCGATATAGACTGCGCCGCCAATCCCCGCCTGGATGCCAAGATTGGCTCCTGCCATCACCAGGGCTCCACTCGCGGACTGCATCAGCTTGCGGGTCAGTATCGGCGAGATGGTGAGGTTGGCTGCTGGAGTTGTATTCGCCAGCATCGCTGCCGCCAGTAGCTTCGGGTCCAGACCGAACAGCATGGCCGTTGCGGATACGCCTAGCGCAACACCCCCGCCTGCTTCCACGTACATGCAGGGGCCGACGATATCGTCGCGGGTGAGGTCGTCAGCCGTGAGGTCGTCGGCGACGAACACCGCGCCGTCGCTGGGGAAGGCTTCTGCTGCCCCGACTCCACCGACACTCTTGCCCTTGATCTTGATATCCACTTTGCCGAAGCGCGGCAGTTTGGCCCCTATGCCAATGCCAGCACCGATGCCGCTGTAGTGTAGTTTGACGTTCTCGCCGGTTGGCGAACGCAGGGTTATCGAACCGCCGCTACCGGCAACAAAGGCCACGGTCAGGCCGCCGCCACTGGCCGTGACGTAGTCCCAGCGGCTGGGGTTGACGGGCAGGGGGATGGTCATCATCGACATTTTCGCTTCCTTGTGAAGTTTGCTCAGACGCTTTCGTGAGGCGCGCGTCTGAAGAGGGTCAGCAGCCCGCTGACCATGAAGACGGAGCCCAGCAGCCCAAGAAGGACCGAGGTTCCCCAAAGTGCGCCGAAGTCATCGATCACGGCAGAGGTGGCCGGTGCCTCGGCCCGGTAGTAGACCTTTACCGGCATGCCAACCTGATAGCCGTAAATCCAACCGCCTTGGGGGTAGGAAATACGGGTACCGCTTTCGTCGGTGAAGGCTATCTCCGGGTGGGAGCCGCCTGCATTGAGGGAGGCGACATTACCTTCGGCCTGAAGGGCGGATTTCAGGAAATCCACGCGAGAAGAGGTCTGCACGACCGTTGCTGTGAGCAGTACAAGACCTGCCAAGTTGAAGAGGCCGCCCTTGAGCAGGCGAGATGGAGTAGTGGGCATCCTGTGGTATTCCTGATCTTCCATGAACATTGCCAGAGAATTCTGGGCCGGACGTTAGGACAAGCAGCACTCTGCGAAATTCCCTGTCATTGCACAGCCTGAATAGAGGGTGTTTTCGTTAATGCCAGCCTGCTTATTTACGCATGTGACGAAGCCGGATCATAAGGTTTCGTGGCGAGGTATGACATGGCGAGGTTCACGGCTTGGCGAGTTTTTACAATTGCCGTTCACCAGGCCGCGTCACAGGCTTCCGGAGTCGATGTATTTCTGCCCCATCGAGCGTATTGAGGTCGGGTTGATGAGCCAGTGTGGCACCTATTCACCTGCTGCTGGTCTAGTGCTACTACGACCGTGACTCAGGAAGAGGTGCCTGCATGACGATTTTCGAAGCCTTACGCATCAGCCACGATATCCAGCGCGAACTGGCGCAGAAACTGATCGCCACCCAGGGCGACAGCGCCGAACGCCACGCTTTGTTTTCTCAGCTCAAGCAGGAACTGGCCGTGCACTCGGTGGCCGAGGAACGCCATTTCTATATTCCCCTGATGCAGCAGGACGCTGGCGTGGATCTGTCACGCCACGCGATCGCCGAGCATCACCAGATGGACGAAATGATCGAGGACCTGGAGGAAACCGACCCCAGCAGCCCGAGCTGGCTGGCGCAAGCCAAGGCCCTGGCGGAAAAGGTCGAACACCACCTCAAGGAAGAAGAACACACCTTCTTCCAGATGGCCGGCAAGCTGCTTCGCGACAAGGAGAAGCGGCAACTGGCGGGTGACTATCTCAGCGCCTACGACGAGATGAAGCAGGCGTCCTGACAGACCGATAAGAGCCGGGCGCAACACCCGGCTCTTGCATCAGAACAGGAAATAACGCTGCGCCATCGGCAGCACCTCGGCCGGCTCGCACCAGAGCAACTGGCCGTCGGCCTTGACTTGGTAGTTCTGCGGATCGACCTCGATATTGGGCAGGTAGCCGTTGTGGATCAGGTCGGTCTTCTGCACCTCGCGGCAGCCTTTGACCACGCCGATTTTCTTCTTCAGGCCTAGCTGCTCGGGCACGCCGGCGTCGAACGCGGCCTGGCTGATGAAGGTGATGCTGGTGGCATGGCGGCTGCCACCATAGCTGGCGAACATGGGCCGGTAGTGCACCGGCTGCGGCGTCGGGATCGAGGCGTTGGCGTCGCCCATCAGGCTGGCGGCGATGGCGCCACCCTTGAGGATCAGCGTCGGCTTGACGCCGAAGAAGGCCGGGCGCCACAACACCAGATCGGCCCACTTGCCCACTTCGATCGAGCCCACTTCATGGCTGATGCCGTGGGTGATCGCCGGGTTGATGGTGTATTTGGCGATGTAGCGCTTGGCGCGGAAGTTGTCGTTACCGGGCTCGTCTTCGGGCAGCGGGCCGCGCTGCTGCTTCATCTTGTCGGCAGTTTGCCAGGTGCGGGTGATCACCTCGCCGACGCGGCCCATGGCCTGGCTGTCGGAACTGATCATGGAGAACGCGCCGAGGTCATGCAGGATGTCTTCGGCGGCGATGGTTTCCCGGCGAATACGGCTCTCGGCGAAGGCCACATCCTCGGCGATGCTCGGGTCGAGGTGGTGGCAGACCATCAGCATGTCCAGATGCTCGTCGATGGTGTTGCGGGTGAACGGTCGGGTCGGGTTGGTCGAGGACGGCAGCACGTTGGGGAAGCCGCAGGCCTTGATGATGTCCGGCGCGTGGCCGCCACCGGCACCCTCGGTGTGGTAGGTGTGGATGGTGCGGCCCTTGAAGGCGCCGAGAGTGGTTTCGACAAAGCCGGACTCGTTCAGCGTGTCGGTATGGATGGCCACCTGCACGTCGTATTGATCGGCGACCGACAGGCAGTTGTCGATGGCCGCCGGGGTGGTGCCCCAGTCTTCGTGCAGCTTCAGGCCGATGGCGCCGGCCTTGACCTGCTCGATCAAGGGTTCGGGCAGCGAGGCGTTGCCCTTGCCGGTAAAGCCCAGGTTCATCGGAAAGGCGTCGGCGGCCTGCAGCATGCGCGCCATGTGCCAGGGGCCGGAAGTGCAGGTGGTAGCGTTGGTGCCGGTGGCCGGCCCGGTGCCGCCGCCGATCATGGTGGTCACCCCGCTCATCAGCGCCTCTTCAATCTGCTGTGGGCAGATGAAGTGGATATGGGTGTCGATGCCGCCGGCGGTGAGGATCATGCCTTCGCCAGCGATCACCTCGGTGCCGGCACCGATGGCGATGGTCACATCGGGTTGGATATCAGGGTTGCCGGCCTTGCCGATAGCAGCGATGCGCCCGTCCTTGAGACCGACGTCGGCCTTGACGATGCCCCAGTGGTCGATGATCAGCGCGTTGGTGATCAGCGTGTCGACCACATCGGCGGCACACAGTTGACCCTGGCCCATGCCGTCGCGGATCACCTTGCCGCCACCGAATTTCACTTCTTCGCCGTAAGTGGTGAAGTCCTTTTCCACTTCGATCCACAGGTCGGTATCGGCCAGGCGCACCTTATCGCCGACGGTGGGACCGAACATGTCGGCGTAGGCTTGGCGGGAAATCTTCATTGGAAGTCCTCGTAGGGTGCGCTGTGCGCACCGTTGCTATCTGTGTCGTTGCTGGTGCGCACGGCGCACCCTACGGGCTATAGATCGCCCATGATCCGGCCGGCGAAGCCGAACACCCGGCGCTGGCCGGCCAGGTCGACCAGCTCCACTTCACGGCTCTGCCCTGGCTCGAAGCGCACTGCGGTGCCGGCGGGGATGTTCAGGCGCATGCCACGTGCGGCAGCACGGTCGAACAGCAGGGCGTCGTTGGTCTCGAAGAAGTGGTAGTGCGAGCCGACCTGGATCGGTCGGTCGCCGCTGTTGGCTACGGAAATGGTCAGGGTGCGGCGACCGGCATTGAGCTCGATCTCGCCGTCGGCAATCTGGTATTCGCCGGGAATCATGGTGAAGGCCTCGCAAGCGTCTTGTAGTAGATGGCATTGGCCCGGTAGGTGCCGTCCGGGCCGCAGGCGTAATCGGGTAGACCACCAATGCACTGGTAGCCGAGGTGACGATAAAGCCGTTCTGCGTCACTGCCGGCCTCGGTGTCGAGGTACAACAGGCCGCGTTTGCGGGTCACGGCTTCCTGCTCGACGGTTTGCATCAACAGACGGGCGATGCCGCGACGACGTGCGTCGCTCAGCACCAGCAGTTTCTGGATCTCTGCGCGGTTCAGTCCGTTGGGTTTCTGGCACAGGCTCAGTTGCACGCTGCCCAGAACGCGGCTCTGCTCATGGGCCACCCAGAGCAGCAGAGAGCCGTCCGTCATGGCCGCATGCACCTGGGCGAAATATTCAGCGGCTTCTCGTTCGTCTGGATCGGCGAGAAAACCTATAGATGCACCATCGTTGATCGCATCGAGCAGCAGGACGCTCAAGCCTTCGCGGTAGTTGGCGAAGTTGGTGCTATCGAGTCGCTGCAGTGTCACGCTCACAGGGTCACTCCTTGGTTCCGAGGATCAGTTGCATAAAGGTCAGATCCAGCCAGCGCCCGAACTTGCGGCCGACCTGGGGCATCTGCCCGGTGGTGATGAAGCCGAGGCGCTGGTGCAGACGAATCGAGGCTGCGTTCTCCGACTCGATGGCGGCGACCATGACATGCAGGTTGGCGGCGCGAGCGCGCTCGATCAGCACCTGCATCAGCGCGGGGCCCAGGCCCTGGCCGCGCTGGTCGGCGCGTACGTAGACCGAGTGTTCGACGGTCTGACGGAAGCCTTCTATGGTGCGCCAGGTGCCGTAGCTTGCATAACCGACTACCTCGCCGGCAGCGTCATGCGCGACCAGCACCGGGAAGCCGGCCGCCGTGCGTTCGACCAGCCAGGCACGGCGGTTGGCCAGGTCTACCAGCGTCTCGTTCCAGATTGCTGTGGTGTGCTGCACCGCGTCGTTGTAGATGGCCAGGATGCCGGGCAGGTCGGCTTCGCTGGCATTCACTATGTCGAAACTCATGGTTCAGGCGATCGGTTGGTGGACGGTCACCAGCTTGGTGCCGTCGGGGAAGGTGGCTTCGATCTGGATCTCCGGGATCATCTCCGGCACACCCTCCATCACCTGATCGCGGGCCAGCAGGGTGGTGCCGAAATGCATCAGCTCGGCGACTGTCTGGCCGTCGCGCGCGCCTTCGAGCAGAGCGGCGGAGATGTAGGCCATGGCTTCCGGGTAATTCAGCTTCACCCCACGCGCCAGTCGGCGCTCGGCCACCAGGCCGGCGGTGAAGATCAGCAGCTTGTCTTTTTCTCTTGGTGACAAATCCATGACGGCTCCAGTCTTGGAGCGGCAAGGCTGTGCCTTGTCCGCAATAGTGCTTCGGTCGCTTGGTGGAACGCGGCGTGCGCTGTTCCACTCTGGCGTGGCTGTACTGCAATTTGTAGGAGCCGGCTTGCCGGCGATTAGGCCTCTGTTGATCGCCGGCAAGCCGGCTCCTACATGTCCGTTGTGCTCATGTGCTCCAGATTCGGGGTGGCACAGCTTCGCGCCCCAGCATCGCCGGGCGCAGCAGGCGCCAGAGCTCGATCAGCCAGGCGCGAGCCTTGAGTGCTTCGCTGGCCAGGCAGCGTGCGACCAGCAGGCCCGAGAGCTGGCTGAGGTCACCGCGCACGCCATCGATCTTCAGTTCCCGGCAGCGTTCGAGTAAATCACTGTCTACATCGGCGCTGATCAGCAGGGTGGCAAACACCGGCTGGCCGTTGAGGCCGATAGGCGAGTCGAGCAGACCGTCGCCACCAGCAACACGCTGGCGTTCGTGCCAGAGCAGCTGGCCGTCACGGCGAACATCCAGCGCGGCCTGAAAGTGGCCGCTGGCAAAGCGCTCGGCGGCGGCGGGGCGGCCGAGGGCGACGATATCCCAGTAGAACAGGCGAGCGTCGCCGTGCAGGTCGATCTGCGTGTGCAGTTCGGCCTGAGCGCCGGCATAGATGATGGTTTCCTGCGGCAGCCATTCCAGGGTGGCGCCAGCGTCGACGCACAGGCGCAGATCCTGCCGGGCGACACCGGCGGC
Proteins encoded in this window:
- a CDS encoding DksA/TraR family C4-type zinc finger protein, whose translation is MAGGWASDDAVQEQIDSSIEDAVARARSQLPKGESLRHCEECDAVIPEARRQAIPGVRLCVNCQAEHDRENAAYSGYNRRGSKDSQLR
- a CDS encoding DUF3592 domain-containing protein; the protein is MPTTPSRLLKGGLFNLAGLVLLTATVVQTSSRVDFLKSALQAEGNVASLNAGGSHPEIAFTDESGTRISYPQGGWIYGYQVGMPVKVYYRAEAPATSAVIDDFGALWGTSVLLGLLGSVFMVSGLLTLFRRAPHESV
- a CDS encoding hemerythrin domain-containing protein; translated protein: MTIFEALRISHDIQRELAQKLIATQGDSAERHALFSQLKQELAVHSVAEERHFYIPLMQQDAGVDLSRHAIAEHHQMDEMIEDLEETDPSSPSWLAQAKALAEKVEHHLKEEEHTFFQMAGKLLRDKEKRQLAGDYLSAYDEMKQAS
- the ureC gene encoding urease subunit alpha, whose product is MKISRQAYADMFGPTVGDKVRLADTDLWIEVEKDFTTYGEEVKFGGGKVIRDGMGQGQLCAADVVDTLITNALIIDHWGIVKADVGLKDGRIAAIGKAGNPDIQPDVTIAIGAGTEVIAGEGMILTAGGIDTHIHFICPQQIEEALMSGVTTMIGGGTGPATGTNATTCTSGPWHMARMLQAADAFPMNLGFTGKGNASLPEPLIEQVKAGAIGLKLHEDWGTTPAAIDNCLSVADQYDVQVAIHTDTLNESGFVETTLGAFKGRTIHTYHTEGAGGGHAPDIIKACGFPNVLPSSTNPTRPFTRNTIDEHLDMLMVCHHLDPSIAEDVAFAESRIRRETIAAEDILHDLGAFSMISSDSQAMGRVGEVITRTWQTADKMKQQRGPLPEDEPGNDNFRAKRYIAKYTINPAITHGISHEVGSIEVGKWADLVLWRPAFFGVKPTLILKGGAIAASLMGDANASIPTPQPVHYRPMFASYGGSRHATSITFISQAAFDAGVPEQLGLKKKIGVVKGCREVQKTDLIHNGYLPNIEVDPQNYQVKADGQLLWCEPAEVLPMAQRYFLF
- a CDS encoding urease subunit beta; this encodes MIPGEYQIADGEIELNAGRRTLTISVANSGDRPIQVGSHYHFFETNDALLFDRAAARGMRLNIPAGTAVRFEPGQSREVELVDLAGQRRVFGFAGRIMGDL
- a CDS encoding GNAT family N-acetyltransferase, whose product is MSVTLQRLDSTNFANYREGLSVLLLDAINDGASIGFLADPDEREAAEYFAQVHAAMTDGSLLLWVAHEQSRVLGSVQLSLCQKPNGLNRAEIQKLLVLSDARRRGIARLLMQTVEQEAVTRKRGLLYLDTEAGSDAERLYRHLGYQCIGGLPDYACGPDGTYRANAIYYKTLARPSP
- a CDS encoding GNAT family N-acetyltransferase, whose protein sequence is MSFDIVNASEADLPGILAIYNDAVQHTTAIWNETLVDLANRRAWLVERTAAGFPVLVAHDAAGEVVGYASYGTWRTIEGFRQTVEHSVYVRADQRGQGLGPALMQVLIERARAANLHVMVAAIESENAASIRLHQRLGFITTGQMPQVGRKFGRWLDLTFMQLILGTKE
- the ureA gene encoding urease subunit gamma, with protein sequence MDLSPREKDKLLIFTAGLVAERRLARGVKLNYPEAMAYISAALLEGARDGQTVAELMHFGTTLLARDQVMEGVPEMIPEIQIEATFPDGTKLVTVHQPIA
- a CDS encoding urease accessory protein UreD, coding for MNLPAALFTPSWPAELELAYARHGERTTPVQRRHLGPLRVQKHLYAEGPEVCQHIIVHPPGGIAGGDVLDISAHAGENTWVQLTSPGAAKWYRAAGVARQDLRLCVDAGATLEWLPQETIIYAGAQAELHTQIDLHGDARLFYWDIVALGRPAAAERFASGHFQAALDVRRDGQLLWHERQRVAGGDGLLDSPIGLNGQPVFATLLISADVDSDLLERCRELKIDGVRGDLSQLSGLLVARCLASEALKARAWLIELWRLLRPAMLGREAVPPRIWST